The Chitinophagales bacterium genome contains the following window.
GGGCATGATGCAGCAGTGCACCCCACTGGTGCAGATAACCTATGTCCTGATTAAAATGAGCCCGCCCATGGATGGCCTTTTGTCCAGGACCGATGGCAAACTCTACCACCGGAAATCCCTCCTTAGTCCACAAACCGAACAGATCGCCTCCGGTCTCGGCTTCAGGAAAGTCTATTACATAACGACTGATATACTGCAATTCACTCTCATAAATAAATATTTTTCCTAATTGTATAGGGTCATGCATAGAGCCGAAATTTGAGAATTTTAAACGGAAAAAAAATGCAGTTTTCAGAAAAGCGGTTTTTCCGCCTAAGCGGGAAAAGAGGGTGTAAGAAAATCATCTTACGATCTGTGCCCGGAAAATAAGGTTAATGCCGTATGTGACGGATAAAGATATCTTTCAGCTCGCTGGCTGAATATTTCCGGCTGTAATCCAGAATCGTTTCCGGGTTGCTGTCCAAAAGGATACGAAAAAAGTCTTCGTGTAAAGCATCATCCATGAGCTGTTCCGTTTCACGGATACGCTGAAAGGTGAGCTTTTTATCCTGGTCGCGGTCTTGCAGGTAGGCTGCAATTTTACTGAGCGCCTTTTGTTTGGTAGAATCCTCATCCCGGATGATGATGGCATCTTGTTGCTGCTCCCGTTCACGCGCCTGAAGCAGCCAGGTTTTTATTTGCTGGTGCACGAGGTTATTGTATGTTGTGATATTGTAATTGTAAATAGCCTTATCTCCGCCAGAAAAAGCATCCAGCGGAGCTTCAGCCAGCGAAGTATATATTTCCTGCAATTTGCTGGCGGGCAAACTCCAAAGGGCTTGTTCGGCAGGTTTTACAATGGTATTAAACCAGATATGGATATTGTAGCGATTCACGAAATTCACAAACAGGGGCATCTCTTGCCAGTTTTGGCGAAGGGGATTGACCATAATGCATAATGTGCGCTGATGGTCTTTGCAATAGCGCAGGAAGAATTGGAAATTCTGCATCAGCTTTTCAAAACTGCCGTTTATCCGTATGCGTTCATAGGTTCGTGCCGTGGCCCCATCCATGGAAATATTAAAATGAAAATTTCCTCTGGAGAGGTATTCTTTTACTTTATCGTTAAGCACGGTGCCGTTGGTGGCAATTACCATTTTAAGATCGGGATTGAGTTCAAAAACCATATCCCATATTTTATAGTAGAGCTTGATCAGAAAAGGCTCTCCACCATTGAAACGCGCTTCGTGCAGATGAGGAATAAACTCCCGCAGCTCGTTTAAAAATTTGTCCCCGTATGGCGATTTGAGCGGAGGAAGCTTCTCCCGGTCACGTCTGATAACGGAGCTGAGCATACCGTTGCACATGGTGCAGGCGAGATTGCAGGTGTTGCTCAGTTCAAACTCAATGATGGAGGGATAGTCCGTTTTCGGAAAATCATTATCATATGCTTTAGCCAAAATGTTGGTGAAGTTATTTTCAAGCAGATGATTCCGGCAGGTCTGGCAGCCATACTCCAACTGATGGTTTTTTATGCCTTCACGAATGCGATTAAAGTTGGGACTGTTCCAGATTTCTTTGATAGACTTATTTTCAGTATACTTCTCTGCACGATGAAAGGTTTGCCAGCAGAGGGCTACATCACCCTCTGTGTTGAAATACAGGTTGGAGAAAGGAGCGTGACAGAGCAAACGGGTGTCGCGAACGATACGGGTTTGATTATAGCGGGCAATTTTTTTGTCCAATGAGGAACGATAACGCGGCACAAAAGGATTAAGCCGGCCTAATATTGCTTTGATGCGGGACATAACTTAAAGTTAATGCAATATTGCAAGCTGAAAAGATATTAGCCGGTCTGTTTATGGTTTAGACAGAAGCCTTCTTGTTAAATATATGTCTCAATACAAGAAAATTCTGATTGCAATAGTTCTTGTGCTGCTTCTGACAGTGTTATTGCCGGAGGGGATTTATCAGTTCCGCACCGGCATCGGACAATGGCAGATGCTTCTGCTCACGCATCGGATGGCACTGATGCTGCATGTGCTGGGCTGGACGGTGATATTGTGGTGTTTTCATTTTTTACTAAAAAGGTTTACTGACTTATCATCCGGCAGTCGCAGAAACTGGATGCTTGCGGCTGCAACAGTTGCTCTTGCATTTGTCGGGGCAGAAGCTGTTGTACGCTTCAGCGGTCATATGTCGGGGTATATGGAAAAGCGCTTTGGGTTTTACTGGCCGGTATACCACGCAGGTCCACGCAGCGCCTACCATGTCCGGTGCAAAACCTGTGCTGTAAGTCTGAAGGGAAAAGACTTTACTTTTGAACGCACCACCAATAGTTTGGGGATAGCATTTCCGGAGCCACCCTTGCAGAAAGATACCAATGAGATACGCATACTTGCCTTGGGCGATTCTTTTACCGAAGGTGACGGTGCCCCGCAGGACAGTACATGGGTGAAAGCCATGGAACGAAAACTGCAGCAATTTTACCCGGCATGGAAGATAACTTGCATCAATGCCGGAGTATCGGGCAGCGATCCGGTATTTGAATACCATTTGCTGAAGAACAAGTTGTTGCAGTATCAACCTGATGTGGTCATAGTAGGCATTAATGCTTCCGATGTGGAGGATATCATCGTCAGGGGAGGTCTGGAGCGTTTTGTCAGTGAGGACACCTGTGTTTTTAAAAAAGGCCCCTGGTGGGATAAGCTCTACGCTGTGAGCCATATATTCAGGATGCTGGTGCACCTGCATTACAATCATTTATTGCTGACCGCAAAAGAATATCAACAAGCTCAGCAAAAGGCCATAGCCATCATCACCGACATATTAAATCGCTATGCAGAGCTGGGCAGGCAGAATGACTTTCGTTTTATTTCGCTGCTGATGCCGGTACGTAGTGACTTTGAAAGGCAGCGTTTTGAAAGCTTGCAGGCTCTTGCGGAATCTCTGACGGCACAAGATAGTTTGCCTGTGATAAATCTTTATGATGCTTTGGTAGCTGACAGCAGCATTTCCGCACGTGATGCTAAAAATTTTTACTGGGAAGAGGGGCATCCTAACTCTGCGGGATATATACTGTTCGGGCAAAAGATTGCGGAGAGTTTGATTGGAAATCGGGTGCCGGATAAGTTTAACGGCTCCACCGCAGATATTTTCTCAGAATATTCCCGCCTCCGTCATTGAAATTCAAAAAGACATTCACTAATTTTCTCCAAATAAAACCTTGTGCCCATGGATGCCAATTTCCTGCTTGCTTTCCCCTTTTTCTTTCTGCTTATCGGACTGGAATGGTGGATTTCTAAAAAGAGAAAGGAGGAATACTATCGTTTTAATGATGCTATTACCGATTTGAATATAGGGGTAGGAAATCAGGTAATCGGATTATTCGTGAAGATAATTATTCTGGGAGCTTACTATTACATATATGAACATTGGGCTTTATTTCAAATCAAAACCAGTGTTTGGTCGTGGCTTGGCTGTCTGATTTTGTTTGATTTTATCTTCTACTGGGCCCACCGCTGGGGTCACGAAGTGAATATTTTCTGGGGTGCGCACGTAGTGCATCATTCCAGCGAAGATTTTAATCTGGCTGTTGCACTGCGGCAGCCCTGGTTTCACAATCTTATAGCTTTCTTTCTTTTCCTGCCGATTCCGATTCTGGGTTTCGAGCCGGTGGTTTTCCTGAGTGCTGCCGCTTTTCACACGTTATACCAATTCTGGATTCACACAAAAGCCATTGGCAAACTATGGTGGCCGATTGAATACTTGTTCAATACTCCCAGTCATCATCGTGTGCATCATGCCGTTGACCCTAAATACATTGATAAGAATCATGCCGGTTTTCTGATGATCTGGGATCGCATGTTCGGCACCTTTAAGGAAGAAGAGGAAGAGCCAACTTATGGCATCACCACGCAATTACACAGCTGGAATCCGGTATGGGCCAATATACACTATTACGTAGAAATGATTCGTAAAGCCCGACAGATGACCAGCTGGAAAGACAGAATAAAATTAATCTTTGCACGCCCCGGATGGCTGCCTCCGGAGCTTGGTGGCTATCAGGCGCCACGTAAGGTGGACAAATCTACCTATAAAAAGTATGATACGCGGACTACCCGATGGCTTAATTATTATGTGCTGATTCAGTTTATGCTGATAGTAGCAGCCACTTCGGCTTTCATGTATTACTTTGACACGATAAGCTGGTTTTACAGAGTGGCATTCGCGGTAATTCTGGTTTTATCGCTGATGATTTGCGGTGCTATCTTTGAAAATAAAAGATGGGTGAAATATGCCGAGTATCTCAGGCTGATAGTGGTTATTTTTACCCTCAATTCATTCTATTACTTCTGGTATATAGAGTGGTTTTTTGTGATGCTTACTGCTTCGTTGATAGGGTATGTGGTGTTTAATATGTGGTTTACCCTTTCCCTTCTGTACGGTAACAAAAAACAGCCCGCCCTGGTCTGATGATTACTCATTAGAAGAGTATGGTATCGTTCTGCGCAACAAAAAGAAGGTTTCGGGAGCCTTTGTCGTACACCAGTTGCAACAGATTGTCGGTGATGTAATACCGCTCGGTAGATTCCAGCGCCCGATGAAACTTTTGCTGAAAGCGCTCAATGGGTTCTGTGCCGTTTACTCGTGATTTGATTGTTTCAGACAGTTTTATGGTGTTGCTGCTATCGGCAACATAGGTACCCACAAAACTATTAATCAGCGTGCGCCCCTGAAACAGATAAGGATAACGGAAAGCTGCACCCTCCCGTGCTGGCATGGAGTCTGAGAATATGATAAAGGTTTCATTATCCCCGCAAGGCGGATATTCCATGCTGCGGGTTTCCAATGATTCAAATCCAACAAATTTCCACTTGCCGGTGAGTGTGTATTGCTGGTCTTTTTCTATCTTATACTCAACAGGGCATACAGGTTCCGGGTGATTTTCATTGCAGTGAAAATTGCTTACTGCCAGGTTGCTGGCAAGCAGGGCAATGACAAATAGTTTAAGGTTAGACGGGAACCGGTAAAGGGATTCCCATTTCCGTTTCAGCATGGTGTTAAGTTGTGGCTTTTTTATACGGCTAAAGGACGGAGAAGGTTCAGTTAGATATCAATCATTTCCCGTCATTTGATCGGTGAGCTCCTGCACAACCTTAAACTGACTGAAAAATTCCCTTGCCAAAAGGCGTAATATAGTATAAACGGGCACAGCAAGTACCATTCCGGCTATTCCACCTACCGTTCCTCCGGCAAGAATTACAAGAAAGATTTCCAGCGGATGAGCTTTTACGCTGGAAGAAAAAATAAAAGGCTGCAGCAAATAGTTGTCAATGAGCTGGGCTATAACAAACACGGCAGCGGTTTTGATGATAAGCCAAAGCATTTCGGGCGAAGCATCCACTGTCAGCGAGGAAGTAACACTGAGCATAATTGCCATCATGCCACCCAAAGCAGGACCCAGATAAGGAATGATGTTGAACAAACCCGCGAAAAAAGCAATAAGCAGGGCATTAGGTATGCCGGCAACTGACAGCCCAGCCCATATAATCAGGGATAAAAGAATAATTTGCAGAATGACCCCTCTCACATAACGGGCAAGAATTATGCGGCTTTCGCGAAAAACAGTTTCCATTTTTTTTTCGCTGCCCGAAGGAGTAAGGGCAATGATAATCCGGTAAAAAAGATCTTTTTCTTTCAGAAAGAAAAAAAGAATAAAGGTAACAGATGCGAAGGCGATGAAAAGATCGCCCAGCGCTCCAAAAAAATTATTTAAAAGCTGGGTAACGTTACTGAAGCTTAACATGTCATAAAGACGTGATTGAATGTAGTGTTGCAAGGTTTCATCTTTTAGTAAGCCCAGCCGATGGAGGTATGATTCAACTTTTGTGAGCGGCTCCCGGAGCAGACCGATAAGCTCCTGCATGTCCATGGATGATATGATCTGTGCTTGCCGTGTAATCAGAGGAATAAATATGGACGCAAATAATGTGCTTATCAGTAGCATGATCGTCATGGTGAGCAGGGCGGCTATACTGCGAGGAATCCTGAACTTGATAATTTTTTTTCCGGCAAGCAATTCCATAAGGGGCTGACCAACCACTGACAGCACCCCGGCTATCAGCAGGTAGGCTACAATGTTTTTGAAATACCATGCAACAGCAGCAAAAACAATTATGCTGATGAGTAGTGCGAGCCACCGTGGAGGAGTATTCATATAGGGTTACCAAGGTTGACGACCTGTATAATTGAAAGGCGTGATGGCCTTTAATTCCTTTTTTACCTGCTCGGAAATATGCAGGCTATCAATAAATGCGTGCAGCTGCTCTTTCCCAATGGAATCCCGGGTGCGGGTAAGTGCTTTCAGTTTTTCATAGGGCTTTTCAACGCCCTCTCTGCGCAGAATGGTTTGTATGGCCTCGGCAACAACTGTCCAGTGCCTGTTCAGGTCATCATGGATAGCCTTCCGGTTGACAATAAGCTTATCCAACCCTTTTAATAAAGCATCAAATGCGATGAGCGAATGAGCAAAAGGCACCCCCAGGTTTCTTAATACGGTAGAGTCTGAGAGGTCACGCTGCAACCGGGATACCGGCAGTTTTGAAGCAAAGTGTTCAAGCAGGGCATTGGCCACTCCGAGATTACCTTCGGCATTTTCAAAATCAATGGGGTTTACTTTATGCGGCATAGCTGAGGAACCTACTTCATTCTTTTTGGTTTTCTGGTGAAAGTATTCAAAGGAAATATAGAGCCATATATCACGGCACAAGTCCAGCAGAATGTTGTTGATGCGTTTCATTGCGTCCATCTGAGCGGCAAGATAATCGTAGTGTTCAATCTGGGTTGTAAAGCGGCTTCTTTGCAGGCCAAGCGTTTTACCAACAAAGTGGTCGGCAAATTTTATCCAGTTCGTGCGCGGATAAGCAGCGTAATGTGCATTAAAACTGCCTGTAGCTCCCCCGAATTTGGCTGCGTGGGGCGTACGCTGAAGCATCTCAAGCTGATTTTGCAGCCGTTCAACAAAAACCATCATTTCTTTACCCAGCGTAGTAGGAGAGGCAGGCTGTCCGTGCGTGCGGGCGAGCATGGCAATATTTTTCCATCGCACAGCAAGCCTGCGGAGCGTGCCGATTATTTTTTTTAACTGCGGATAATACACCTGCTGCAGGGCATCTTTGACGGCAAGCGGTATAGCCGTGTTATTAATATCCTGTGAGGTAAGCCCGAAATGGATAAACTCACTGTAGCGCTGCAACCCGTGCTTCTGAAAAAAATCTTTCAGAAAATACTCTACTGCTTTTATATCGTGGTTTGTGATTTTTTCCAGCAGTTTTATTTTCTTCGCATCCGCAGCAGAAAAATCCTGAATAAGCTTTTCCAGTATCCGCAGTTTTGAAGCGGGGAAACTATTCAGCGGGGGTAATCGTAATTTAGTCAGCGCAATGAAGTATTTTATTTCAACTGTGATGCGATATTTGAAGAGTGCATATTCTGAAAAATATTCGGACAGCGGAAGAGTTTTGTCATGATATCTTCCGTCTACCGGGGAAATAGCATGGAGCGGATTCAAGTTTGTACGGTTTGTCCAAAAATAATAAATGCAGTCTGATCTGAGAGAAGGGTTTCGCGGGGCAGCAATATCAAAAAACAGTATTTTTCAATTTATTAAAAGCACAACAAGATTATGGGGCAAAAGCTACTCATTGTGGAATCACCGGCAAAAGCCAAAACCATTGAGAAAATTTTAGGCAAAGAGTTTAGGGTGGCTTCCAGCAATGGGCATATACGCGATCTGGTTAAAGAGGGTATGGGCATTGACGTGGAGCACAATTACACTCCCACTTATGCCATTCCGGAAGAAAAGGCAGGTGTGGTGGCCCAGCTGAAAAAACTGGCCGAGGAAGCCGAAGAGATATGGCTTGCTACAGATGAAGATCGTGAAGGCGAAGCCATAAGCTGGCATCTCTGCGAAGTGCTGGGTCTGGATCCTGAAAAAACCAAGCGTATTGTTTTTCACGAAATTACCCGTCCGGCTATTGAAGAAGCTGTGAAGAATCCCAGAAAAATTGATTTAAACCTTGTAAATGCTCAACAGGCACGCAGGGTGCTTGATCGCCTGGTGGGATTTGAGCTTTCGCCCATACTTTGGAGAAAGGTGCGCACCAACCTTTCTGCTGGCCGGGTGCAATCAGTAGCTGTGCGTCTCATAGTAGAGCGTGAAAGGGAAATTAATGCATTCACGCCTGCTTCTTATTTTAAAATATCCGCTCTTTTTAATGCTTCAGCCATCGGACCAACAGCTCGCCTGAAGGCTGAGTTGCCCAGAAAGGTTGAAGAAGAAAGTGCGGCTTCCCGTTTTCTGGAGGAAGCAAAAGACGCTGTTTTCAGGATTACCGATGTGCAGAAAAAACCTTCCAGAAAATCTCCCGCACCGCCATTCACTACCTCTACTCTGCAGCAGGAAGCCAGCCGTAAGCTCGGATTTTCGGTAATCAAAACCATGATGATTGCACAGCGGCTCTACGAATCCGGATACATTACCTACATGCGTACCGATTCGGTAAATCTATCGCAGACAGCCATTGAAGAAGCAGCCAAAGAAATAGTGCAATCTTTCGGGAAAAAATATTCCGAACCACGTCAATACAAAACCAAATCCAGCAGTGCCCAGGAAGCCCATGAATGTATTCGGCCCACCTCTTTCTCAAGGCGCGAGGTGGAAGGCGAGCGTGATGACCAGCGCCTCTATGAGCTTATCTGGAAACGAGCCCTCGCCTCGCAGATGAGCGATGCCGTTCTGGAAAAAACTACCGTGAAAATTGAGATATCCAGCAATAAGGAAGAGCTGGTAGCTCAGGGGGAAGTGCTGTTGTTTGATGGCTTTTTAAAACTCTACACCGAATCGGCAGATGAGGAGCCCGATGAGGAAGTAAGTGGCATGCTCCCGCCAGTGAAAAAAGGCCAGACCCTGGAGCTGTTAGAGATGACCGCAAGACAGCGGTTCACCAAAGCGCCCCCCCGTTATAATGAAGCTTCACTTGTGAAAAAATTGGAAGAACTAGGTATCGGCAGGCCCTCTACCTATGCGCCTACGATCACCACTATTCAAAAACGCGGATATGTGGAAAAAAGAGATAAAGAAGGCGTGGAACGACCCTACACAGTTTTAAAACTTACCGGCAACAATATCACCAAAACCACAGAAACAGAAATCATCGGAGCCGAAAAAGCCAAGCTGTTCCCCACCGACATAGGCGCTGTGGTAAATGACTTTCTGGGCGCCAACTTTGAAAATGTCATGGATTACAACTTCACGGCCCGCATAGAAGAAGAATTTGATGAAATTGCCAGCGGTAAGCGGGAGTGGGTGCACATGATAGACGAGTTTTACAGACCCTTTCATAAGCTCGTTGAACACACAACCGAAAAAGCGGAGCGCGTATCGGGAGAAAAAGAACTGGGCATTGACCCCGAAAGCGGTAAACCTGTCATCGTGCGGATAGGCAAGTATGGACCCATGGCTCAGATCGGACGCAACGAAGATGAAGAAAAACCACGCTACGCAAGACTCAGAAAAGAACAGTCCATTGAAACCATCACCCTGGAGGAAGCCTTGCAGCTTTTCAAACTACCCCGCTCACTGGGAGAATACGAAGGCAAAGAAGTAGTTGCAGCAATCGGACGTTTCGGCCCTTACATCCGGCATGACGGTAAATTCGTTTCTATCCCAAAAGAAATGGATGTATATGAAATCGGGCTGGATGAAGCCATTACTCTCATTGAGAACAAAAGAAAGTTTGAAGCCGAAAGGCATATAAAGGATTTTCCGGAAGCAGATATTCAGGTGCTCAAAGGGCGGTTTGGACCATACATTAAGGCCGGAGACAAAAACTATAAAATCCCCAAAGAAAAAGATCCTTATAAACTGACGCTGGAAGACTGCAGACGCATAATAGCTCAAAACCCTGAATCCAAAAAACGGGGCAGAAAAACATCATCAAAGAAAAAGTAGCATGGAAAACAGGGAGCTTTCGGCACTGATTGCCTTACTGGATGATCCGGATGCAGAAGTCTACACTCAGGTATGCAGCAGGTTGCTTGCCTATGGCACGGAAATAATACCCCGCCTGGAAAATGCCTGGGAACGTACCATGGACCCCAGTGTGCAGAAACGCATTGAGGAAGTAGTGCATAAAATACAATACAAGAGCCTTCAAAAAGACTTCAGAACCTGGGCTGAAAGCAACTCTTCCAACCTGTTGAATGGAGCTTATCTGGTGACAAGATATCAGTATCCAACCTTTGACGTCAAAGCAGCGGATGAGAAGATTGAACGCATCAGACGCACAATCTGGCTGGAGCTTAGTCATCACCTGTCGCCCCTGGAGCAGATAAACATCTTTAATCATATTTTTTATACCGTTCTGGAATTTACTCCCAAGGCATCGTCTCAGAATTATTTTATTCATAGAACCCTGGAAAACAAATGTGGTAACGGATTGATGCTCGGCCTGCTGTATCTTATCATCGGCCAGGATTTGGATATTCCGGTCTATGGGGTAAGCTTACCGGGCAGGTTTTTCCTTACCTATGCCCGTGAGCCTCTCCAGGCAACCGATAAGGATGGCGCACTGAGGGGGAAACTGCTTTTCTACATTAATCCACTTACCCGCGGCACTATTTACAGCCGCAGCGAGCTCATCATGGAACTGAAAAAAGTGGGTGAACGCATTGAACCTTCAGACCTTGTCCCCTGCGATAACAAAACCATTATCTCCCTGCTGCTGGAAAACCTGATTGACATTTACCGGCAGGATGCACTTGTAAGCCGGATGGAAGAAATCCGCCAGCTGCTGAGAATTATTTCCTGATGTCCGTTTTACTCAGGAAAGACTTCCCCGTTTAATTACTTGTCCTGCAATTTTAA
Protein-coding sequences here:
- the erg3 gene encoding sterol desaturase, which encodes MDANFLLAFPFFFLLIGLEWWISKKRKEEYYRFNDAITDLNIGVGNQVIGLFVKIIILGAYYYIYEHWALFQIKTSVWSWLGCLILFDFIFYWAHRWGHEVNIFWGAHVVHHSSEDFNLAVALRQPWFHNLIAFFLFLPIPILGFEPVVFLSAAAFHTLYQFWIHTKAIGKLWWPIEYLFNTPSHHRVHHAVDPKYIDKNHAGFLMIWDRMFGTFKEEEEEPTYGITTQLHSWNPVWANIHYYVEMIRKARQMTSWKDRIKLIFARPGWLPPELGGYQAPRKVDKSTYKKYDTRTTRWLNYYVLIQFMLIVAATSAFMYYFDTISWFYRVAFAVILVLSLMICGAIFENKRWVKYAEYLRLIVVIFTLNSFYYFWYIEWFFVMLTASLIGYVVFNMWFTLSLLYGNKKQPALV
- a CDS encoding AI-2E family transporter, which translates into the protein MNTPPRWLALLISIIVFAAVAWYFKNIVAYLLIAGVLSVVGQPLMELLAGKKIIKFRIPRSIAALLTMTIMLLISTLFASIFIPLITRQAQIISSMDMQELIGLLREPLTKVESYLHRLGLLKDETLQHYIQSRLYDMLSFSNVTQLLNNFFGALGDLFIAFASVTFILFFFLKEKDLFYRIIIALTPSGSEKKMETVFRESRIILARYVRGVILQIILLSLIIWAGLSVAGIPNALLIAFFAGLFNIIPYLGPALGGMMAIMLSVTSSLTVDASPEMLWLIIKTAAVFVIAQLIDNYLLQPFIFSSSVKAHPLEIFLVILAGGTVGGIAGMVLAVPVYTILRLLAREFFSQFKVVQELTDQMTGND
- the purB gene encoding adenylosuccinate lyase produces the protein MNPLHAISPVDGRYHDKTLPLSEYFSEYALFKYRITVEIKYFIALTKLRLPPLNSFPASKLRILEKLIQDFSAADAKKIKLLEKITNHDIKAVEYFLKDFFQKHGLQRYSEFIHFGLTSQDINNTAIPLAVKDALQQVYYPQLKKIIGTLRRLAVRWKNIAMLARTHGQPASPTTLGKEMMVFVERLQNQLEMLQRTPHAAKFGGATGSFNAHYAAYPRTNWIKFADHFVGKTLGLQRSRFTTQIEHYDYLAAQMDAMKRINNILLDLCRDIWLYISFEYFHQKTKKNEVGSSAMPHKVNPIDFENAEGNLGVANALLEHFASKLPVSRLQRDLSDSTVLRNLGVPFAHSLIAFDALLKGLDKLIVNRKAIHDDLNRHWTVVAEAIQTILRREGVEKPYEKLKALTRTRDSIGKEQLHAFIDSLHISEQVKKELKAITPFNYTGRQPW
- the topA gene encoding DNA topoisomerase 1, translated to MGQKLLIVESPAKAKTIEKILGKEFRVASSNGHIRDLVKEGMGIDVEHNYTPTYAIPEEKAGVVAQLKKLAEEAEEIWLATDEDREGEAISWHLCEVLGLDPEKTKRIVFHEITRPAIEEAVKNPRKIDLNLVNAQQARRVLDRLVGFELSPILWRKVRTNLSAGRVQSVAVRLIVEREREINAFTPASYFKISALFNASAIGPTARLKAELPRKVEEESAASRFLEEAKDAVFRITDVQKKPSRKSPAPPFTTSTLQQEASRKLGFSVIKTMMIAQRLYESGYITYMRTDSVNLSQTAIEEAAKEIVQSFGKKYSEPRQYKTKSSSAQEAHECIRPTSFSRREVEGERDDQRLYELIWKRALASQMSDAVLEKTTVKIEISSNKEELVAQGEVLLFDGFLKLYTESADEEPDEEVSGMLPPVKKGQTLELLEMTARQRFTKAPPRYNEASLVKKLEELGIGRPSTYAPTITTIQKRGYVEKRDKEGVERPYTVLKLTGNNITKTTETEIIGAEKAKLFPTDIGAVVNDFLGANFENVMDYNFTARIEEEFDEIASGKREWVHMIDEFYRPFHKLVEHTTEKAERVSGEKELGIDPESGKPVIVRIGKYGPMAQIGRNEDEEKPRYARLRKEQSIETITLEEALQLFKLPRSLGEYEGKEVVAAIGRFGPYIRHDGKFVSIPKEMDVYEIGLDEAITLIENKRKFEAERHIKDFPEADIQVLKGRFGPYIKAGDKNYKIPKEKDPYKLTLEDCRRIIAQNPESKKRGRKTSSKKK